A region of Allocoleopsis franciscana PCC 7113 DNA encodes the following proteins:
- a CDS encoding alpha-amylase, with protein sequence MADVNGTMMQYFHWYIPADGTLWEEVKNKAADLAQAGFTALWLPPAYKGQGGGYDVGYGVYDLFDLGEFAQKNTVRTKYGTREQLLAAVKAVQNAGMQAYADVVLNHKDGGDNPETVKALPFSTDNRNYPSGDWQQIEIYTNFTFPGRGSKHSSMEWHWWHFDAVNHRKDRLGDNSTVYLLEGKNFDNFVDLEKGNYSFLMACDLDMEHEQVQGELKYWGEWFLDTTGVDGFRLDAIKHIPSWFYKDWLNHVRHHAQQNLFTVGEYWSDNIAALHWYISATEGKMSLFDVPLHYNFHRASKLGGYYDMRNILNGTLMQQQPALAVTFVENHDSQPLQSLESVVESWFKPLAYAIILLRREGYPCVFYADYYGAHYKDKGYEIWLDSHRWLIDKFLHARQNYAYGNQYDYFDDQNIIGWTRLGNPEHPKAMAVLMSDGPAGSKWMEVGKRSAIFHDLTEHIKEPVHTNGDGWGEFRCNGGSVSVWLEQ encoded by the coding sequence ATGGCAGATGTGAATGGCACGATGATGCAGTATTTCCACTGGTACATCCCAGCCGATGGCACCTTGTGGGAGGAAGTTAAAAACAAAGCGGCAGACTTGGCTCAAGCTGGCTTTACAGCCTTATGGTTACCACCCGCGTACAAGGGTCAAGGCGGTGGGTATGATGTCGGTTATGGGGTTTACGATCTCTTCGATTTAGGTGAATTTGCTCAGAAAAATACAGTACGCACGAAGTACGGCACACGAGAGCAGTTGCTTGCCGCCGTAAAAGCGGTACAGAATGCTGGGATGCAAGCCTACGCAGATGTAGTTCTCAATCACAAAGACGGCGGAGATAACCCTGAAACGGTCAAAGCGTTACCCTTCAGCACGGATAACCGTAATTATCCATCAGGTGATTGGCAACAGATTGAGATTTACACCAACTTTACCTTTCCTGGGCGTGGCAGCAAACACTCCAGTATGGAATGGCACTGGTGGCACTTTGATGCAGTGAACCACCGTAAGGATCGCTTAGGGGACAATAGTACGGTTTACCTCTTAGAGGGCAAAAACTTTGATAACTTCGTCGATTTGGAGAAAGGCAATTACTCCTTCCTCATGGCTTGCGACTTGGATATGGAACATGAGCAAGTGCAGGGCGAACTTAAGTATTGGGGCGAGTGGTTCTTAGATACAACGGGTGTCGATGGCTTCCGACTTGATGCGATTAAGCATATCCCATCCTGGTTTTATAAAGACTGGCTCAATCATGTGCGTCACCATGCACAGCAGAATTTATTTACCGTGGGTGAATACTGGTCAGACAACATTGCCGCCTTGCACTGGTATATTAGTGCGACTGAGGGAAAGATGTCGCTGTTTGATGTGCCACTGCATTACAACTTCCATCGCGCTAGTAAGCTGGGTGGATACTACGATATGCGGAACATCTTGAACGGCACCCTGATGCAGCAGCAACCGGCACTCGCGGTTACCTTTGTGGAAAACCATGATAGTCAGCCGTTGCAATCGCTGGAATCTGTGGTTGAGTCATGGTTCAAGCCGTTGGCGTATGCCATCATCCTGCTGCGTCGGGAGGGCTACCCCTGCGTGTTCTATGCCGATTATTACGGAGCACATTACAAAGATAAGGGGTATGAAATCTGGCTGGATTCCCATCGCTGGCTAATCGACAAGTTTTTACATGCCCGCCAAAACTATGCCTATGGTAATCAGTATGACTACTTCGACGATCAAAACATCATCGGCTGGACGCGCTTAGGCAATCCAGAGCATCCTAAAGCCATGGCGGTACTGATGAGTGATGGCCCAGCCGGTAGCAAGTGGATGGAGGTCGGTAAGCGTAGTGCAATCTTCCATGACCTAACTGAGCATATCAAAGAACCTGTACACACCAATGGTGATGGTTGGGGTGAGTTCCGCTGCAACGGTGGCTCAGTTTCAGTATGGCTTGAACAATAG
- a CDS encoding ParA family protein, whose protein sequence is MGLIIATVNMKGGVGKTTLTVNLATCLAKYHGKRVLVVDLDSQISATLSLMQPQDFAKVRREKRTLGQLIYKEIKPNNRIKRTTEEVIQSDICQIPELNLLPGDIDLYDEYLVSELLHKKASNQENCDFSDVWNGFEEELIKGILEPVVNDYDFIILDCAPGYNLLTRSGIVASDFYLLPARPEPLSVVGIQLLERRISKLKNSYGDDSCFKAQLLGIVFILSSGGLFDRYYKQVMQRVTTEFSPAQMFENRIPMDVNVAKAVDSFMPAVLATPNSSGSKAFAKLTEEFLQKVGNSNNLYSTSQPPMNVVNLE, encoded by the coding sequence ATGGGATTGATCATTGCCACAGTTAACATGAAGGGCGGTGTTGGGAAGACAACCCTCACCGTAAACTTGGCTACTTGCTTGGCAAAATATCACGGAAAGCGAGTTTTAGTGGTTGATTTAGACTCACAAATTAGCGCAACACTGAGTCTAATGCAGCCTCAAGATTTTGCAAAGGTGAGGAGAGAAAAGCGCACATTGGGTCAGTTAATTTATAAAGAAATAAAACCCAATAATCGGATTAAACGCACAACAGAAGAGGTTATTCAATCAGATATTTGTCAAATTCCAGAGTTAAATTTGTTGCCTGGAGATATTGACCTTTATGATGAATATTTAGTGTCAGAGCTTCTGCATAAAAAAGCTTCTAACCAAGAAAATTGTGATTTTAGTGATGTTTGGAATGGTTTTGAAGAGGAATTAATTAAAGGAATTTTAGAGCCTGTCGTTAATGACTACGATTTTATTATTCTCGACTGTGCTCCTGGTTATAATCTTTTAACTCGAAGTGGAATTGTAGCTAGTGATTTTTATCTACTTCCAGCTAGACCTGAACCTTTATCTGTTGTTGGAATTCAGCTTTTAGAAAGACGAATTTCTAAGTTGAAAAACAGTTACGGTGATGATAGCTGTTTTAAGGCTCAATTACTTGGAATTGTGTTTATTTTGTCGAGTGGTGGTCTTTTCGACAGGTATTATAAACAGGTGATGCAGCGAGTTACCACAGAATTCAGTCCAGCTCAAATGTTTGAGAATCGCATTCCGATGGATGTCAATGTGGCTAAAGCTGTGGATAGTTTTATGCCAGCCGTTCTGGCAACTCCAAATTCTTCGGGTTCTAAAGCATTCGCCAAGTTAACTGAAGAATTTTTACAAAAAGTGGGGAATTCTAACAATCTGTATTCAACCTCTCAGCCTCCGATGAATGTGGTTAATCTGGAGTAA
- a CDS encoding beta strand repeat-containing protein: MATINGTNGDDILNGIVDWFGDVPDTINGLNGNDVLNGLSTNDTLNGGLGADTMNGGDGNDTYYVDNVGDVVAETYNDALGGVDSVYSSVNHTLGYGIENLTLTGFGNINATGNGNDNVLTGNSGNNILDGGLGADTMNGGDGDDTYYVDNVGDVVAETYNDALGGVDSVYSSVNHTLGYGIENLTLTGFGNINATGNGNDNVLTGNSGNNILDGGLGADTMNGGDGDDTYYVDNVGDVVGEYYNDALGGVDSVFSSVSYSLSPGTVSGGQGYGIENLTLTGTANINATGNGNNNVLTGNSGNNILNGGAGADTMNGGDGDDTYYVDNVGDVVGEYYNDALGGVDSVYSSVSYSLSPGTVSGGQGYGIENLTLTGTANINATGNGNNNVITGNSGNNILNGGLGADTMNGGDGDDTYYVDNVGDVVAETYNDALGGVDSVYSSVNHTLGYGIENLTLTGFGNINATGNGNDNVLTGNSGNNILDGGLGADTMNGGDGDDTYYVDNVGDVVAETYNDALGGVDSVYSSVNHTLGYGIENLTLTGSANINATGNGNNNVLTGNSGNNILNGGLGADTMYGGIGNDIYYVDSISDQVIEYANQGTDLVYSSVSTSIEWLPANVENLTLTGTAYYGDGNNLNNVISGNNFANALYGYGGNDALYGYGGNDSLIGGDGNDSLTGGSGVDTLWGGAGADKFIFNSLSEGIDIIKDFQWTEGDTIQISMSGFGATSLSQFSYNSSTGALFFDPSGITGPTQFATIENTPPGFAPSLDIVLV; the protein is encoded by the coding sequence ATGAATGGTGGAGATGGCAACGACACCTACTACGTGGACAACGTTGGTGATGTAGTGGCGGAAACCTACAACGATGCCCTCGGTGGTGTAGATTCGGTATATTCCTCGGTCAATCATACTCTGGGGTATGGGATTGAGAACCTGACGCTGACGGGTTTTGGCAATATTAACGCCACAGGTAATGGCAATGATAACGTCCTCACTGGTAACAGTGGCAATAACATTCTCGATGGTGGATTAGGTGCCGACACCATGAATGGTGGCGATGGCGACGACACTTACTACGTGGACAACGTCGGTGATGTGGTGGCGGAAACCTACAACGATGCTCTCGGTGGTGTCGATTCGGTATATTCTTCGGTCAATCATACTCTGGGGTATGGGATTGAGAACCTGACGCTGACGGGTTTTGGCAATATTAACGCCACAGGTAATGGCAATGATAACGTCCTCACTGGTAACAGTGGCAATAACATTCTCGATGGTGGATTAGGTGCCGACACCATGAATGGTGGCGATGGCGACGACACCTACTACGTGGACAACGTCGGTGATGTAGTAGGGGAATACTACAACGATGCCCTCGGTGGTGTAGATTCAGTCTTCTCCTCAGTTAGCTATTCCCTCTCACCTGGTACAGTGTCTGGTGGGCAAGGGTATGGGATTGAGAACCTGACGCTGACAGGGACTGCCAACATTAACGCCACAGGCAATGGCAATAACAACGTCCTCACTGGCAACAGTGGCAATAACATCCTCAATGGTGGTGCAGGTGCCGACACCATGAATGGTGGCGATGGCGACGACACCTACTACGTGGACAACGTCGGTGATGTAGTAGGGGAATACTACAACGATGCCCTCGGTGGTGTAGATTCAGTATATTCCTCAGTTAGCTATTCCCTCTCACCTGGTACAGTGTCTGGTGGGCAAGGGTATGGGATTGAGAACCTGACGCTGACAGGGACTGCCAACATTAACGCCACAGGCAATGGCAATAACAACGTCATCACTGGCAACAGTGGCAATAACATCCTCAATGGTGGATTAGGTGCCGACACCATGAATGGTGGAGATGGCGACGACACTTACTACGTGGACAACGTCGGTGATGTGGTGGCGGAAACCTACAACGATGCTCTCGGTGGTGTAGATTCGGTATATTCCTCGGTCAATCATACTCTGGGGTATGGGATTGAGAACCTGACGCTGACGGGTTTTGGCAATATTAACGCCACAGGTAATGGCAATGATAACGTCCTCACTGGCAACAGTGGCAATAACATTCTCGATGGTGGATTAGGTGCCGACACCATGAATGGTGGAGATGGCGACGACACTTACTACGTGGACAACGTCGGTGATGTGGTGGCGGAAACCTACAACGATGCTCTCGGTGGTGTCGATTCGGTATATTCTTCGGTCAATCATACTCTGGGGTATGGGATTGAGAACCTGACGCTGACAGGGAGTGCCAACATTAACGCTACAGGTAACGGCAATAACAACGTCCTCACTGGTAACAGTGGCAATAACATCCTCAATGGTGGGTTAGGTGCCGACACCATGTACGGGGGAATTGGCAACGACATCTATTATGTAGATTCGATATCTGATCAAGTCATTGAGTACGCCAATCAAGGGACAGATCTGGTTTACAGCTCAGTCAGCACAAGCATCGAATGGTTGCCTGCTAACGTCGAAAACCTGACTCTGACTGGCACGGCTTACTACGGCGATGGCAACAACCTCAACAACGTCATCTCTGGCAACAATTTCGCCAACGCCCTTTATGGGTACGGTGGGAATGACGCGCTCTATGGATACGGTGGCAATGACAGCTTAATTGGTGGAGATGGCAATGACAGTCTTACGGGTGGTTCAGGAGTTGACACCCTTTGGGGTGGCGCAGGAGCTGATAAGTTTATCTTTAACTCGCTGTCTGAAGGAATTGATATCATCAAAGACTTCCAGTGGACAGAAGGTGATACCATTCAAATCTCCATGTCGGGATTTGGAGCAACCTCATTAAGCCAGTTTAGCTATAACAGCTCTACAGGTGCATTGTTCTTCGATCCAAGTGGTATAACGGGTCCAACACAATTTGCGACCATCGAAAACACACCCCCAGGATTTGCTCCCAGTCTTGATATTGTTCTCGTTTAG